In Cydia pomonella isolate Wapato2018A chromosome 12, ilCydPomo1, whole genome shotgun sequence, the sequence ACGTCATTATTGCAACCCAAACAGAAATAATCGGATAGACacacggacatgacgaatctataagggttccgtttttgccatttggctacggaaccctaaaaacaaaaatgGGTGAAAATTACATAGCATTGAGTGTGTGCATAAGAAActatgtttataattatattgatatgTACATTTTATATGTTCTACTTGTACATATTGTAGGTTACTTATACCGTTATCTTATCACACTGGTTTCACAGCTTTTTGCCaaagatattaaaaatgttAGTGACTGATATCTGTACGAGGAATATCTTTGGAAAATACCAAAAACAATGGCATGCTAATCGTTAAATGACGTCTCATTATCACAGTAGTGTAGGTTTGACACTCGAAATTCGTTTAATTTATAAGAAAacctttaattaaaatgaaattcctatgtatgtaatatataataatacctaCGTTACGCGCAGTAAGATCATTgatttctaaattaaaatacaatacatattaatagacagatacagtcacgtctgaaaatatcggtccgaaaaatgtgccaaaaagatgtatacactaccttaatatatgggaaataaagtcgtgtatacatatttttgacacttttttcgtatcgatatgttcagacgtgaccgtacctaacGTAATAGAATAACCTATACCTAACGTATAGAATTTGTCATGAATTACGGAATGCCCTAGCTAGAgtgagaccaagataagtctgcagcgattttgatagcacagactgtgcaagttttattttaaacatcaaacttgtAAGATATTATgatgtataaataacacttgcacagtctgtgctgtcaaaatccagtgcagagttatcttggtctaattCTATCTACTTATCatctaatttaattaacactgtaacaatattacaagtattacaACACCCATATCTAATAAAGGCACAGATTATGtaatagattattatttattaatagttaaaattattttgacactGTTTAACGGAAATAATTGAGATATTTAACAACTGATCGGTACTTAACTATCATCACTTCTGATTTCGTCTAATGTGGGCGAGTACTTCAAACCTGTGTCGTTGAGCATGGTGACCACCCAGGCGTCCTCGGGCAGGTTTCCGGACTGCAGCAGCTTAACGGCGGCGGCCACGTTGGCGCCGCTCGTGTAGCCCACGTATAGCCCCTCCTTCTCGCCCAGTAGCCGCTTGTAGTGCACGGCCTCAGCGTCCGATACGCTAAGCGTTCCATCCATCACGTCATACTTGAATAGCGCCGGCACCACGCCGTAGCCAGAACCCTGCAGCTTGTGGCACGCCTTCCAGACGGGCTTGCCGGCTATTACCTCCGCTCCTTCCGGCTCAATTATGTAGGCTTTCATTGCAGGGTTCTTCTCTTTCAAATATTTCGATGTTCCCGAAAAAGTACCGCTCGTTCCGGCAGTGGCTACAAATGCATCTACGTGACCACCAGTTTGTCTCCAAATTTCTGGCCCTGTCATTTCGTAGTGAGCTTGTACGTTCGCTTCATTATAAAACTGATTTACAAGAAAGTGGCCGGTCTTTTCAACGGTTTTTAAACATTCTTCTTCCGCCGCTTGAACGTCAGCATAAGTGACTTTGCCGTAGACACCCTCAACTTGTGGTACTCGGATACATTTCGCACCGCACGCTTCCATTTGTATCGCTCTTTGCTCGCTGTTGCCCGCAGACATATAAATTGTCAAAGGATGATCTTTTACAGCAGCGACTACGGCGAGACCACAGCCTTGGTTGCCAGATGTCACTTCTAAAATCGGGTTACCAGGTTTCAGCTCACCGTTCTTCAGAGCAGCATTTATCATGTACAAAGACGATCGGTCCTTGATGGATCCTCCCGGGTTCATAAATTCACATTTTGCTAGGATTCGTCCAGGTCCAGAGTGCAATCGATCAAGAGCAACGAGTGGAGTATTACCTATTAGCTCCAAAGCTGAcgatttaatttcattagtttcAACACGGGGAGCAGGTGCCATCGTGATTTTTTACTTTCTTACGGAAATAACTGAGTCAGTATATGTAATGTAGAGCTTGGGAAGAACTGTTAAGGCGTACCAGAGTTAGCTGATTAAATACCGCGCTATGTCGATCCGGCACTAGTGGCGAGTGCAAAGCTAACGAAACTTGTATGGAAGTGCCGTGCGCAAGGTGAAGGCCTCAAGCGCCGAACGTCATAGTGCCGTGCCAAACCTTACACAGGTTTGCGACAGCATTAATATttcacatacatacacatatcgagtaaaaacaaaaaccttCATAATTATGGTTACgcaaaaatactttaattaagagggaagtatagctttgcgatcctaacgaaataacggtatttttcttatgaaattccatttcagtAGAAAAGGCTTTcaactaactaaatcttaaaaaatccCTTTGATTTTTaagtcgatcgcttcagcacaatatattctaggttttataggtttcgctgttagtttgtcttttttttgtgttgcaaataagtattgaaaaaaaaattaattgtgtcaataacatacttaaaaatcacggtaaatggaaaatatttagaagtggataaacgttttctctttttgtatggatgaTCACTTGGTATATTTCCCTCTTCATAAAATTTGTTTTCCGATAATAATGTCATCTAGGTACTTACAAAGAttagttacatttattttccgtttctgttttattgttaaatggtATCAAGTTCAGGACTAAAAGGTTACGCAAAAGTACCTAGATAACGGGCCGGGAGTCGCCCATAATATACCGATGCCGTTTCGTCTGCTGTcattaatttaactattttataaatagcGAAACAAACATAGGTAAGTAGCTCTAGTTTTTGGCATGAAATCTATTATTTTTactagtaagtacctacataatcaTAATAAAGTATAGATACCGTGCTTTGTGTCCcacctagagtcagaccatgagaccaagataagttggcagtgattttgatagcccagacggcgcaagtgtcaagtaaacgttataatttcatagaagtttgacgtttaaaataacccgtgcaccgtcagGGCTATGGTTTGATTCTAACTTATAAGCGCTCATCCCAGTACTAAACTATTGCATCATGTGTTTCATATCTCAACTGTGCTCATTTAAGTACATGTCAACAAATTACATTATGTTTGCGCCAACTGGCAAAACACACAAAAAGTGCAAATAACCGCCACCCCTCGACAGCCGCGCGATTATGATACAAGTGGCAATTCGGAGATATTTAACATCCTGCAATTTCAGCTCCTTGTTGCACCGGCAGTGCTAGGGGAATCCAAACTTTAACTCCGACCACTGAAGCGCACTATTAAATATAGGGGTTTTAAACGAGATTTTATATCCTATATTTAAATCTCGACCCTACGATTAAAGAGTTAAAGCACATAGGAGCGTACCCTGTCAGTAAATCGCAGTGGGTCTTTTGACTCGGTGCTGCTAGCTGAAGACCCACCAGATGTCAATACGTAGCGGCCCATTGTTAACAAATATGGGTACAATTGTGCACAATGTATTACATTATTTAGTGAAGGCGAGTAGGCGACCGAGCCAAATGTCAGCTATTTGATAATTGGGTCTCCATCGATCAAACGACCTATTACGGTGACAAATAGCACCACAGCGTTAAGTAAGAGTaccattttgttatttaaaaaagtttatggCACATACGGTCACAATATTACAAAGATGAATGCAagtagttataataatataaaatataaatataaatattggggacaatcatacacaaatggacctagccccaaaataagcaaagcttgtatgtactatgggtactaggcgacgatatactaccgtatacagaatgtttatttagtcacctgcaataatttgcGGGGTCAATATATAGGTGATACTGCCTGTTGTATATGTATGAAACATGCAATTTTGTTTACTTGCCTGTAAACAAAATTGCCTGTTTAATACATTTTGGCTCTCTGATCTTGACATTTTCTAAGTTGAAAAAATGtactctcaatttttttttccgcGATTTTGGGTTTGGTCCCATAGTCaaagttgctcagtgtgacctTTATAAGcagtccgtaaattattgcaggtgactcaataaacaacctgtatacagtagtatatcgtcgcctataaatacatacttatatacatagaaaacacccatgactcttgaacaaatatctgtgttcatcacacaaataaatgtccttaccgggattcgaacccgggaccgtcggcttcatagcCAGGGTCACTAGATCACTAtccagtacccactaggccagaccggtcgtcttttttttttatggaggataggcaggcgtttgaccacgatcacacctgatggtaagtgatgattcggtctacggtggagcacgcttacctatgagatacctatttactctagccttgaagagattcagactgtactcatacggaaacacagactcgggcagggcattccactccttggcagttcgcataagggaagcgaaacgcttcgtgcgtatttgtggaatacctaccatgaagcgatcaaacaaaatgtatatttttcatCGTATGAAATTTGCATCATCACTTAAAATCTACATGTAAGTAGTAATTATTTACTAGGTGTCAATAAGTTGCGCAATAAGATGACGACACTGCCAACTTCCGTGATAACATCTGATAAAGATTTTGGTGCCGTGCGATAGCAGTCACTACGTGAAGAGAATCATTACATACGGTATCAACCTCGCGGGGTGATGGGAATGCAATTTGATAGTAGATACATATGAAGAGTGTCGGGACGGGAAAAAAATACCGACTCGTATGCGTATGCGTACACAACTTTATATGTCCGACCGTTGATTCAGTAGTGTGTGACGtgtgataacaaaatgacattttcaccacaccaactggtaaaggctctcttgattgttcaaaaactaatgagaaagttgcattttatccgcaTGTGGGGCAAAGATCATTTGGGCATTTTATCAGATGCTAATTTTgggttgtttccttatgttagctggtggaattcacttttgaatgatgatttttaatcataatttttttgttacgtaatttggatttgtttttttagtatttcagtaccagttagtattttccttgcgttagtgtgatgaaaatttttgtgtttcactcgtaggcaaagtttgtttaaccgtcatgccttgaaaccctcgcaacgctcaagattccactccTCGAACCACTCGCTGCGCTCGAGGTTCTATTTTGGAATCTTGTGGAACAAATAACTACTATTTCGCTACCCACTAAACTGGTCGACTATCATAAAACTCCCACTTACAAGTAACAACCGTAAGTGACATTGGAAAACCGGTTTATATCAACTTACTTTTGCTCTTTTGCGAACAAAAACAACTGATTAAGATTTCGAATGTCACTTACGTTACGGACTTGTCGAAAACGTCACTTATCAAAGCACAAACGGGattttttacatacattttttatatacataagtacataaaacaaaagttgTCACTCCTGCGGACAATAGTTAACAGCTTTTGTAATTGATTTAAGTTctcaattatttatataatattatcacACATATCACACATATTCATATAATGGGAAAGGAGTATATACCCCTTTTGAGGAATTGATGATACCGTAACTCCAAGACAAAATGAAACCCTAAGGCAGATCTAGCACTGCGAGTTTGTCCACGATCATTGTTCTCAGCATTTTCACCATTGCTCACTTAGGAAGCTGGAAGCCTGGATTTAGCTCGTCAATTTAATCCCATGGATGTGCATCTGAAAATATCGCGATGCTTTTCGTCTTAAAATATTTCTTCATATACACCAAAGTTGGCACGCAATGATAACGAGAGTAACTCACTGGAAACATTGCCCATCCTTCGTCCACCTCAGTTCAGGGCTAGTCGACGGCGAGATGCGTGGAGCAGGAAATAAGGTCAGTAATTAGGTCGGTATCTACCTAAGTCTCTCTCTATCTAGTATCTACTTAGTGCAACCGTACTTACACAAATAGTTTTACCTAAGTTAGTTGTTTTGAAGgcaagttaaaaaatatattaaaaatatggcTTATTcattaaagtaggtacctattaaatttattagggttccttagccaaatggcaaaaaacggaacccttatggattcgtcatgtctctctgtctgtctgtccgtacaAACCCAAACAATcggtaaaatgtgtgtctccccccccccccccctccctgtaacttctaaaataagagaatgataaaactaaaaaaaaaatatgatgtacattaccatgcaaacttccaccgaaaattcgtttgaacgagatctagtaagtagtttttttaatacgtcataaatggtacggaacccttcatgggcgagtccgactcgcacttggccgcttttttttaatatattcggagataattgctccgaaagaaaaataaatgtggtcctccccccccccctctaacttttgaaccataagtccaaaaaatatgaataaaatcttggaagtagagcttaagaaagacattaaatgaaaactatagcggatatgatcagtttagctgtttttgagttatcgcaaaaagtttccccttcataggaaaaagacgtacacccacagttcatcccttggttaacaatctaccatacttttagctccagtttagcttattgtgacggaagaataactacggaaccctactctgagcttggcccgacatgctcttggccggttttattaactataacaaGCAGTGGTAGTTCAATAAACATTAACAATAGGATAGCAATAATACCTATAAACATGCCGCTGCCTCATAGTATTGTATACCGGTTCCTTTTTTACAACATAACAATATGAGTTATTGTGTACACTCAGAAAcattaaagatatttttcaaGCTAATTGAACTAAAAGATAATTTATTGTGTCGTCTGGGCATCAACAAAACCGAAAGGCTTTCCAGGTAGAAAGAGACAATGATGCTAATGCGACAGGAGTTAGAAAGGGATGAAGGTATGGTTTGTTCTGTGGGAATCAAATCACGATTCACGCGCAGCCGTGAAAGGATCTcgagactgttttgtacagagtGTTTCGGTTTTACGTTACCGCtatacgatttattttattacatacttataatatcatcatcattggccacgcCATCTGTTGTAGATGCTTGTTGCGGCTTTTAAGGGGCTGGGCATCGCCGTTGGTGgctataaagtcctatagcaGCGCGACATCTCTTTCCACATCGATCGCATACAAATCGTGAGTTGGCAGGAGGTGGTAGAGCACGACGAAGACTTTTCTGCTTAAGGTGCTCCAGCCAGTCATCGTCGTGCTTTGATATTCCGACTTTAATGTCGCGACGCCATTCCGGTCTCATTTCGGCGCGTTTCTCCCAACCGTCGGTCCGAATGCCAAAACTGTCCATGTCCCGCTTGCAGGAGTCCTTAAAACGTAGAGTTGGACGCCCAACAggtctttttacgtccgctatCTGACCCAGCATTACTTGGCGTGGTAATCTCTCAGGGTCCATGCGATGAacgtgaccgagccagcgaagtcttcTCTGCTTTAACATTGCAGTTAAGCTGCAGCAATGTGTTCCTGAGAGTACTACCTCGTTACTAACTTTGTCTTGCCAAGTAACTCCAAGTATAGTCCTCAGGCAGCGCATATGGAAAGCGTTGAGTTTGCGTTCTTGTTTCGCGTATGTAGTCCATGTTTCTGATGCGTACAGCAATATACTTAGGACGCAGGTCTAGTATACAAGGATTTTGGTATATGTAGTGAGCATACGGTTTCTCCATACGCGCGCGAAAAGCCTCCCAAAAACAGTTGATGCTCTGCCTATTCGAGTATCTATTTCCTTGTCTAGAGATTGTGACTGGGTGGTGGTAGAACCAAGATAGCAGAAATGGTCGACGACATCGAGTACAGCACCGTCGGGCATGCTTTCCGGAGACTGGTTTACGCCTTGCACCATGATGACAGTTTTCCTGGTGTTTATGCTCATTGAGAACAGTCGACAGGCTCGACCAAATCGCGTCACTAACTCCTGAAGTTCATTTTCAGAGTTTGCAACTAGTGCAGCATCATCCGCATACAGAAGTTCTCTAGCAATCAAGTCTAGACGCTTGTTTTTCGACTTGAGAAGACTAATATTGTACAGTTTCCCATCCTTTCTAGTATGCAGGTGTACTCCGACGTCGCACCCTTCAAAAGCAGTCAGAAGCAGAGCAGAGAAGAATATATTAAACAGGGTAGGTGCTAGCACACAGCCTTGTCTGACTCCACGGTTTACACAAAAAGGCGCCGACTTTTCACCATCAAATATAACTGAGGCGTTCATGCCATCATGGAAGGACCTGATCAGTGACAAAAGTTTAGGAGGACATCCAATTCCGCGCAATACTTCATAAAGACCTTCCCTACTCACGgtatcaaattataataaaaataaacttaggAACCACACAGCTTTTTATTCACATTCGCCCTTTTTTTTAAGGTAAAAgaaatgttgttgttgatgttgttgaaAAACAATTATGTTTcatgcaaatataatatttatgttatttatctaAACTTGTTAATTTGTCAATTAATCCAATTTAATAAACTTGCACGATTTGCAGTAGTGTGATTGGTATGATTGTTTCATCTGTTTGACTTCTGTCTAAAGCACCCTCTCATCTGTATCCAGCTTAGTAAGTATTCGTAAGTATTTAACGTAACATCACCTCTAAATTCACCTCTAGCATCAAGACCAATATTCTTTACACgtcagtattttttataatcagGTATTGAATTGTATTTGGATCTCAATAATCTAATCGAGGTTTTACAGAAAATTTACCTACCTAAAACGAAAAAAAGCAAACCTCCGATTCGCCGGCCAAGGGTTAcgtaaaatttaacttatttttttataaatttatagcTTTCAAATTTTTCCTGTACTTACTATTTCTCATAAATCTAGGTCAATAgaattcccttgagagtgtcgaagtATACGTTTTTTTGCgccatttttttatgttaacttagttttattttttcagcttttttttttctgtagacCTAAGTATATAGTttaaatttcaactcgatacctccacacGTTCCCaggataaagggtcttgacagaccaacagacggacggacaacaaagtgatcctataagggttcctttttttttgaggtacggaacactcaaaagaaattaatacattttgccaattaaaattttatatccCTAAggtacacttaaaaaaaaaactaaaaatgggtACTTCAACAAAGATTACAAAATTTGATATTCGTTATACTACCAAGTCCGCTTGTAAAAAACCAGAGTGATGCCAATTTATTTTCACCATTCAATGTAACAAGAAAAGTTTTGACGCGTAACCGTCGAGATTGGAGCACGCTGTGGTTGGTCGTGGGCAGGTTCGGATGCACCT encodes:
- the LOC133523713 gene encoding uncharacterized protein LOC133523713 encodes the protein MAPAPRVETNEIKSSALELIGNTPLVALDRLHSGPGRILAKCEFMNPGGSIKDRSSLYMINAALKNGELKPGNPILEVTSGNQGCGLAVVAAVKDHPLTIYMSAGNSEQRAIQMEACGAKCIRVPQVEGVYGKVTYADVQAAEEECLKTVEKTGHFLVNQFYNEANVQAHYEMTGPEIWRQTGGHVDAFVATAGTSGTFSGTSKYLKEKNPAMKAYIIEPEGAEVIAGKPVWKACHKLQGSGYGVVPALFKYDVMDGTLSVSDAEAVHYKRLLGEKEGLYVGYTSGANVAAAVKLLQSGNLPEDAWVVTMLNDTGLKYSPTLDEIRSDDS